In one Gossypium hirsutum isolate 1008001.06 chromosome D09, Gossypium_hirsutum_v2.1, whole genome shotgun sequence genomic region, the following are encoded:
- the LOC107891967 gene encoding mitogen-activated protein kinase kinase kinase NPK1 isoform X2 yields the protein MQELVGSVRRSFVFRSSTSSDDAGGGLGGFVEKIGASIRRSRIGLFAKPPAPPALPSVKKRDATIRWRKGELIGCGAFGRVYMGMNLDSGELLAVKQVLIAANASKEKTQAHIRELEEEVKLLQNLSHPNIVRYLGTAREDDSLNILLEFVPGGSISSLLGKFGSFPESVIRMYTKQLLLGLEYLHKNRIVHRDIKGANILVDNKGCIKLADFGASKKVVELATINGAKSMKGTPYWMAPEVILQTGHSFSADIWSVGCTVIEMATGKPPWSQQYQEVAALFHIGTTKSHPPIPEHLSPEAKDLLLKCLQKEPGLRPSASDLLQHPFVTGDYQEPHAVLRRSIREPENLEMASGVNLRSSINSEIRSTCTGLKDVCEMGSVSCSTAFLGKFSEPGAYWRGSNCDNSMCEIDDKDDLEFNYSSFNPMCEPTEDWPPKLDQSSELSRSGVNLSLDETMEAASTPGMSGKEENGFTFLCGPPTGDDDEEVTESKIRAFLDEKALELKKLQSPLYEQFYNTLNGSLPPSVGTANGENILSLPPKSRSPKWLPSRRLSAVADAANMVSSKSRMNHLSNTAVVHDRTLQEIQPPSVEEWKGQDIISPSMSFSERQRRWKEELDQELERKREMLRKTSSPKDKFLFGQREQIRSPFPGK from the exons ATGCAGGAGCTTGTTGGATCGGTTCGCCGGTCCTTTGTCTTTAGGTCTTCAACCTCCAGCGACGATGCCGGTGGAGGACTTGGAGGCTTTGTTGAGAAGATCGGCGCCAGCATTCGCAGATCGCGAATCGGCTTGTTCGCTAAGCCACCTGCTCCACCCGCTCTTCCTTCTGTTAAGAAAAGGGACGCTACGATCCGGTGGCGGAAGGGCGAGTTGATTGGTTGTGGCGCCTTTGGTCGGGTTTACATGGGGATGAATCTTGACTCCGGCGAGTTACTAGCTGTTAAACAG GTTTTGATAGCGGCAAATGCTTCAAAGGAGAAAACACAG GCTCATATTAGAGAGCTCGAAGAAGAAGTGAAGCTTCTACAGAATCTGTCACATCCAAACATTGTT AGATATTTGGGCACCGCAAGAGAGGACGATTCGTTGAATATTCTATTGGAGTTTGTACCAGGTGGATCCATTTCCTCACTTTTGGGGAAGTTTGGATCTTTCCCCGAATCT GTTATAAGAATGTACACTAAACAACTTTTGTTGGGACTGGAATATCTTCACAAAAATAGAATCGTGCATAGAGACATCAAG GGAGCAAACATTCTTGTGGATAACAAGGGTTGTATCAAACTTGCAGACTTTGGTGCATCCAAAAAAGTTGTCGAGTTG GCTACAATAAATGGAGCCAAGTCAATGAAGGGAACTCCTTATTGGATGGCTCCTGAAGTTATTCTCCAAACTGGGCATAGCTT CTCTGCCGATATTTGGAGTGTTGGCTGTACTGTGATTGAGATGGCTACTGGAAAGCCCCCTTGGAGCCAACAGTATCAGGAG GTTGCTGCTCTCTTTCATATTGGGACAACTAAATCTCATCCACCCATCCCTGAGCATCTCTCCCCTGAGGCTAAAGACCTTTTGTTAAAATGCCTACAGAA GGAACCAGGACTGAGACCTAGTGCATCAGACTTGCTTCAG CACCCTTTTGTCACTGGGGACTATCAGGAACCTCATGCGGTGCTTCGTAGATCAATTAGG GAACCTGAAAATCTGGAGATGGCATCTGGGGTGAACCTGAGAAGCTC AATAAATTCGGAGATCAGGTCAACCTGCACGGGTTTAAAGGACGTTTGTGAAATGGGTAGTGTGAGTTGCTCTACAGCATTTCTTGGGAAATTCTCAGAACCAGGAGCCTATTGGAGGGGAAGCAATTGTGACAATAGCATGTGTGAGATAGATGACAAAGATGATCTAGAATTTAATTATTCT AGTTTCAATCCCATGTGTGAACCCACTGAAGACTGGCCACCCAAATTAGATCAAAGTTCTGAGCTAAGCCGAAGTGGAGTAAACTTGTCTTTGGATGAAACAATGGAAGCTGCTAGCACTCCTGGAATGTCTGGTAAGGAGGAGAATGGCTTCACTTTTCTCTGCGGACCTCCAACaggtgatgatgatgaagaagttACAGAGTCAAAAATTAGAGCCTTCCTGGATGAAAAG GCTCTGGAACTGAAGAAGCTGCAATCTCCTCTGTATGAACAGTTCTACAACACATTGAATGGTAGTCTTCCACCTTCTGTTGGAACTGCAAATGGTGAAAATATTTTGAGCTTACCTCCTAAAAGTAGGTCACCTAAGTGGCTGCCTAGCAGAAGACTCTCAGCAGTTGCTGATGCTGCCAACATGGTTAGCTCAAAGAGTCGTATGAATCATTTGTCAAATACTGCAGTTGTTCATGACCGGACTTTACAAGAAATTCAGCCACCGTCTGTTGAGGAATGGAAAGGGCAGGATATAATTAGTCCGAG CATGAGCTTTTCTGAGAGACAAAGGAGATGGAAGGAAGAGCTTGACCAAGAGCTTGAGAGAAAGCGAG AGATGCTGCGGAAGACATCATCTCCAAAGGATAAGTTTCTATTTGGACAAAGAGAACAAATACGGTCTCCATTTCCTGGCAAGTAA
- the LOC107891967 gene encoding mitogen-activated protein kinase kinase kinase NPK1 isoform X1 has product MQELVGSVRRSFVFRSSTSSDDAGGGLGGFVEKIGASIRRSRIGLFAKPPAPPALPSVKKRDATIRWRKGELIGCGAFGRVYMGMNLDSGELLAVKQVLIAANASKEKTQAHIRELEEEVKLLQNLSHPNIVRYLGTAREDDSLNILLEFVPGGSISSLLGKFGSFPESVIRMYTKQLLLGLEYLHKNRIVHRDIKGANILVDNKGCIKLADFGASKKVVELATINGAKSMKGTPYWMAPEVILQTGHSFSADIWSVGCTVIEMATGKPPWSQQYQEVAALFHIGTTKSHPPIPEHLSPEAKDLLLKCLQKEPGLRPSASDLLQHPFVTGDYQEPHAVLRRSIREPENLEMASGVNLRSSINSEIRSTCTGLKDVCEMGSVSCSTAFLGKFSEPGAYWRGSNCDNSMCEIDDKDDLEFNYSVKFSSVLSSADLNKSFNPMCEPTEDWPPKLDQSSELSRSGVNLSLDETMEAASTPGMSGKEENGFTFLCGPPTGDDDEEVTESKIRAFLDEKALELKKLQSPLYEQFYNTLNGSLPPSVGTANGENILSLPPKSRSPKWLPSRRLSAVADAANMVSSKSRMNHLSNTAVVHDRTLQEIQPPSVEEWKGQDIISPSMSFSERQRRWKEELDQELERKREMLRKTSSPKDKFLFGQREQIRSPFPGK; this is encoded by the exons ATGCAGGAGCTTGTTGGATCGGTTCGCCGGTCCTTTGTCTTTAGGTCTTCAACCTCCAGCGACGATGCCGGTGGAGGACTTGGAGGCTTTGTTGAGAAGATCGGCGCCAGCATTCGCAGATCGCGAATCGGCTTGTTCGCTAAGCCACCTGCTCCACCCGCTCTTCCTTCTGTTAAGAAAAGGGACGCTACGATCCGGTGGCGGAAGGGCGAGTTGATTGGTTGTGGCGCCTTTGGTCGGGTTTACATGGGGATGAATCTTGACTCCGGCGAGTTACTAGCTGTTAAACAG GTTTTGATAGCGGCAAATGCTTCAAAGGAGAAAACACAG GCTCATATTAGAGAGCTCGAAGAAGAAGTGAAGCTTCTACAGAATCTGTCACATCCAAACATTGTT AGATATTTGGGCACCGCAAGAGAGGACGATTCGTTGAATATTCTATTGGAGTTTGTACCAGGTGGATCCATTTCCTCACTTTTGGGGAAGTTTGGATCTTTCCCCGAATCT GTTATAAGAATGTACACTAAACAACTTTTGTTGGGACTGGAATATCTTCACAAAAATAGAATCGTGCATAGAGACATCAAG GGAGCAAACATTCTTGTGGATAACAAGGGTTGTATCAAACTTGCAGACTTTGGTGCATCCAAAAAAGTTGTCGAGTTG GCTACAATAAATGGAGCCAAGTCAATGAAGGGAACTCCTTATTGGATGGCTCCTGAAGTTATTCTCCAAACTGGGCATAGCTT CTCTGCCGATATTTGGAGTGTTGGCTGTACTGTGATTGAGATGGCTACTGGAAAGCCCCCTTGGAGCCAACAGTATCAGGAG GTTGCTGCTCTCTTTCATATTGGGACAACTAAATCTCATCCACCCATCCCTGAGCATCTCTCCCCTGAGGCTAAAGACCTTTTGTTAAAATGCCTACAGAA GGAACCAGGACTGAGACCTAGTGCATCAGACTTGCTTCAG CACCCTTTTGTCACTGGGGACTATCAGGAACCTCATGCGGTGCTTCGTAGATCAATTAGG GAACCTGAAAATCTGGAGATGGCATCTGGGGTGAACCTGAGAAGCTC AATAAATTCGGAGATCAGGTCAACCTGCACGGGTTTAAAGGACGTTTGTGAAATGGGTAGTGTGAGTTGCTCTACAGCATTTCTTGGGAAATTCTCAGAACCAGGAGCCTATTGGAGGGGAAGCAATTGTGACAATAGCATGTGTGAGATAGATGACAAAGATGATCTAGAATTTAATTATTCTGTAAAGTTCTCCTCTGTTTTATCATCTGCTGACTTGAATAAA AGTTTCAATCCCATGTGTGAACCCACTGAAGACTGGCCACCCAAATTAGATCAAAGTTCTGAGCTAAGCCGAAGTGGAGTAAACTTGTCTTTGGATGAAACAATGGAAGCTGCTAGCACTCCTGGAATGTCTGGTAAGGAGGAGAATGGCTTCACTTTTCTCTGCGGACCTCCAACaggtgatgatgatgaagaagttACAGAGTCAAAAATTAGAGCCTTCCTGGATGAAAAG GCTCTGGAACTGAAGAAGCTGCAATCTCCTCTGTATGAACAGTTCTACAACACATTGAATGGTAGTCTTCCACCTTCTGTTGGAACTGCAAATGGTGAAAATATTTTGAGCTTACCTCCTAAAAGTAGGTCACCTAAGTGGCTGCCTAGCAGAAGACTCTCAGCAGTTGCTGATGCTGCCAACATGGTTAGCTCAAAGAGTCGTATGAATCATTTGTCAAATACTGCAGTTGTTCATGACCGGACTTTACAAGAAATTCAGCCACCGTCTGTTGAGGAATGGAAAGGGCAGGATATAATTAGTCCGAG CATGAGCTTTTCTGAGAGACAAAGGAGATGGAAGGAAGAGCTTGACCAAGAGCTTGAGAGAAAGCGAG AGATGCTGCGGAAGACATCATCTCCAAAGGATAAGTTTCTATTTGGACAAAGAGAACAAATACGGTCTCCATTTCCTGGCAAGTAA